One stretch of Lucilia cuprina isolate Lc7/37 chromosome 6, ASM2204524v1, whole genome shotgun sequence DNA includes these proteins:
- the LOC111678329 gene encoding trypsin, which yields MIFLKLILIFGLVYMICLFDKMLRFVSVFALVSCAFAGTLPDELDGRIVNGVDTTIQAHPYQVSLQSNTGSHFCGGSIISEDIVVTAAHCMQSYTASQFKVRLGTTEYNTGGEVVAVKAFKFHEGYNSKTMVNDVAVIKLATPVRESSKIRYIKLAQKTPPTGTPAVVTGWGTKCYLTCVSLPKTLQEVQVDIVDEKACASNEYKYGSQIKETMVCAYAVNKDACQGDSGGPLVANNELVGIVSWGAGCARSGYPGVYCDVPSVRSWIEKTAKEL from the exons atgatttttttaa aattaattttaatttttggtttgGTTTATATGATTTG TCTTTTCGACAAAATGTTGCGTTTCGTATCTGTATTTGCTTTAGTCAGTTGTGCCTTTGCCGGCACACTGCCCGATGAATTGGATGGCCGTATAGTAAATGGTGTGGATACCACTATTCAAGCTCATCCCTATCAGGTTTCTTTGCAATCCAACACGGGCAGTCATTTTTGTGGTGGCTCCATCATTAGTGAAGATATTGTGGTAACAGCTGCTCATTGCATGCAGTCTTATACCGCCTCCCAATTTAAGGTACGTTTGGGTACTACTGAATACAATACTGGCGGTGAGGTGGTAGCTGTTAAGGCCTTCAAATTCCATGAGGGTTACAATTCCAAAACAATGGTGAATGATGTTGCTGTTATTAAATTGGCTACGCCAGTGCGTGAATCTTCGAAAATCCGCTATATTAAATTGGCTCAAAAGACACCTCCCACTGGCACTCCCGCTGTGGTTACAGGCTGGGGCACTAAGTGTTATTTGACTTGTGTTAGCTTGCCCAAGACTTTGCAAGAAGTTCAGGTGGATATTGTTGATGAGAAGGCTTGTGCCTCCAATGAGTATAAATATGGCAGCCAGATCAAGGAAACCATGGTTTGTGCTTATGCTGTCAATAAGGATGCTTGTCAGGGAGATTCTGGTGGCCCATTGGTGGCCAATAACGAATTGGTTGGTATTGTTTCCTGGGGTGCTGGCTGTGCTCGCTCCGGTTATCCTGGTGTATATTGTGATGTTCCTTCGGTGCGTAGTTGGATCGAAAAGACTGCCAAGGAATTGTAG
- the LOC111678322 gene encoding trypsin alpha-4-like: protein MLKFVILLSAVACALGAAVPEGMLPQLDGRIVGGVATTISDYPWQISLQRAGSHSCGGSIYSSNIIVTAAHCLQSVSASVLKVRAGSTYWNSGGVLVSVAAFKNHEGYNSRTMVNDIAVIKLASSLTTSSNIKTIALASVAPANGAAAVVSGWGTTSYGGFSLPTQLRAVDVTIVSTSSCASSAYGYGSEIKSSMICAYTVGKDACQGDSGGPLVSGGQLVGVVSWGYGCAYANYPGVYADVAVLRSWVVNTANTI from the coding sequence ATGTTAAAGTTTGTAATTCTATTGTCAGCTGTTGCCTGTGCTTTGGGTGCTGCTGTGCCAGAGGGTATGCTGCCTCAATTGGATGGTCGCATTGTGGGTGGTGTGGCCACTACTATTAGTGATTACCCTTGGCAAATCTCCCTTCAACGTGCCGGTTCTCACTCTTGCGGTGGTTCCATCTATAGTTCTAACATCATTGTAACAGCTGCGCATTGCTTGCAATCCGTTTCTGCTTCTGTCTTGAAGGTACGTGCTGGTTCCACCTACTGGAACAGTGGTGGTGTTTTGGTTAGTGTTGCTGCTTTCAAGAATCATGAAGGTTACAACTCTCGCACCATGGTCAATGATATAGCGGTCATCAAACTGGCCTCTTCCTTGACTACCAGTTCAAACATTAAGACCATTGCTTTGGCTTCCGTAGCTCCTGCTAATGGCGCTGCTGCTGTAGTTTCTGGTTGGGGTACTACTTCCTATGGTGGTTTTTCTCTACCCACCCAATTGAGAGCCGTTGATGTTACCATTGTCAGCACCAGTTCATGCGCCTCTTCTGCCTATGGTTATGGTTCGGAAATTAAGTCGAGCATGATTTGTGCCTACACTGTGGGTAAAGATGCTTGCCAAGGTGATTCTGGTGGCCCCTTGGTATCTGGTGGTCAATTGGTTGGTGTTGTTTCTTGGGGTTATGGTTGCGCTTATGCCAACTATCCGGGTGTCTATGCTGATGTTGCTGTTCTCCGCAGCTGGGTTGTCAATACCGCTAATACAATTtga
- the LOC111678321 gene encoding trypsin alpha-4-like codes for MLKFVILLSAIACVLGAAVPEGMLPQLDGRIIGGEVTTISNFPWQVSLQRSGSHACGGSIYSSNIIVTAAHCLQSVTASILKVRAGSTFWSNGGVLVKVAAFKNNENFDPYTYANDIAVIRLESSLTLSSTIRPIGLATVAPPTGAAATVSGWGTTSVGSSYNGLPAELRYVDVQIISAAVCTSAAYGYGSQIKLTMLCASAIGKDSCQGDSGGPLVSGGVLVGVVSWGYGCAYASYPGVYADVAVLRSWVENTASTI; via the coding sequence ATGTTGAAGTTTGTGATTTTGTTGTCGGCCATTGCTTGCGTTTTGGGTGCTGCTGTGCCAGAGGGTATGCTGCCCCAATTGGATGGTCGCATTATTGGCGGTGAAGTTACCACCATCAGTAACTTCCCCTGGCAAGTCTCTCTTCAACGTTCCGGTTCTCACGCTTGCGGTGGTTCCATTTATAGCTCTAACATTATAGTGACTGCTGCTCACTGCTTGCAATCGGTTACCGCCTCAATCTTAAAGGTACGCGCTGGTTCGACCTTCTGGAGTAATGGTGGTGTTTTAGTTAAGGTTGCTGCTTTCAAGAACAATGAAAATTTCGACCCCTACACCTATGCTAACGATATTGCTGTCATCCGTTTGGAATCTTCCTTGACATTGTCCTCTACCATTCGTCCTATTGGCTTGGCTACTGTGGCTCCTCCTACTGGTGCTGCTGCTACTGTTTCTGGTTGGGGTACTACCTCTGTTGGCTCGAGTTATAATGGTCTCCCAGCTGAATTGAGATATGTCGATGTTCAAATAATCAGCGCTGCCGTTTGCACTTCTGCTGCTTATGGTTATGGCTCTCAAATCAAACTTACCATGCTTTGCGCCAGCGCTATCGGCAAGGATTCTTGCCAAGGTGATTCTGGTGGTCCATTGGTCTCTGGTGGTGTTTTGGTTGGTGTTGTATCTTGGGGTTATGGCTGCGCTTACGCTTCTTATCCTGGCGTCTATGCCGATGTTGCTGTACTCCGTAGCTGGGTTGAAAACACAGCTTCAACTATCTAA
- the LOC111678336 gene encoding trypsin alpha-4-like: MLKFVILLSAIACALGAAVPEGMLPQLDGRIVGGEATTISNFPWQISLQRSGSHSCGGSIYSSNIIVTAAHCLQSVSTSVLKVRAGSSYWNSGGVVVSVAAFKNHEGYSSRTMVNDIAVIRLASSLTMSSSIKPISLATVAPPTGAAAVVSGWGTTSSGGYGIPSQLRYVEVQMLSTSACASSTYGYGSEIKPTMICAYTVGKDACQGDSGGPLVSGGLLVGVVSWGYGCAFTNYPGVYADVAVLRSWVVKTASTI, encoded by the coding sequence ATGTTGAAGTTTGTGATTTTATTGTCGGCCATAGCTTGTGCTTTGGGTGCTGCCGTTCCCGAGGGTATGCTTCCCCAATTGGATGGACGCATTGTTGGCGGTGAAGCTACCACCATCAGCAACTTTCCCTGGCAAATCTCTCTGCAACGTTCCGGTTCTCACTCTTGCGGTGGTTCCATCTACAGTTCTAACATCATTGTGACTGCTGCTCACTGCTTGCAATCTGTCTCTACCTCTGTTTTGAAGGTTCGCGCTGGATCCTCCTACTGGAACTCTGGTGGTGTTGTTGTCAGTGTTGCCGCTTTCAAGAACCACGAAGGCTACAGCTCACGCACCATGGTCAACGATATTGCTGTCATCCGTTTAGCCTCTTCCTTGACTATGTCCTCCTCCATCAAACCCATTAGCTTGGCTACTGTTGCTCCTCCTACTGGTGCTGCTGCTGTAGTTTCTGGTTGGGGTACCACCTCTTCTGGCGGCTATGGTATTCCCTCTCAATTGAGATACGTCGAGGTTCAAATGCTCAGTACCTCTGCCTGTGCTTCCTCCACTTACGGCTATGGCTCTGAAATCAAACCCACTATGATCTGTGCCTACACTGTCGGTAAAGATGCTTGCCAAGGTGATTCTGGTGGCCCATTGGTCTCTGGTGGTCTTTTGGTTGGTGTTGTCTCTTGGGGCTATGGTTGCGCTTTCACCAACTATCCTGGTGTTTATGCTGATGTTGCCGTTCTCCGCAGCTGGGTTGTAAAGACTGCTTCAACTATCTAA
- the LOC111678337 gene encoding trypsin alpha-4-like: MLKFVILLSALACVLGAAVPEGMLPQLDGRIVGGEATTINNFPWQISLQRSGSHGCGGSIYSSKIIVTAAHCLQSVTASVLKVRAGSTFWSHGGVLIKVAAFKNHEDYSSRTMVNDIAVIRLDSSLTMSSTIRPISLATVAPPTGAAAVVSGWGTTRSGGYGLPAELRYVDVEMLSTSACASSTYGYGSEIQPTMICAYTVGKDACQGDSGGPLVSGGLLVGVVSWGYGCAFANYPGVYSDVAVLRSWVVNTASTI; the protein is encoded by the coding sequence atgtTGAAGTTTGTGATTTTATTGTCGGCCCTTGCTTGCGTTTTGGGTGCGGCCGTTCCCGAGGGTATGCTGCCACAATTGGATGGTCGCATTGTTGGCGGTGAAGCTACCACCATCAACAACTTTCCCTGGCAAATTTCTCTTCAACGTTCTGGTTCCCATGGTTGTGGTGGTTCAATTTACAGCTCTAAAATTATAGTGACTGCTGCTCACTGCTTGCAATCGGTTACTGCCTCCGTGTTAAAGGTTCGCGCTGGTTCTACCTTCTGGAGTCATGGTGGTGTTTTGATTAAGGTTGCTGCTTTCAAGAATCACGAAGATTACAGCTCACGCACTATGGTCAACGATATTGCTGTCATTCGTTTGGACTCTTCCTTAACTATGTCCTCTACCATCAGACCTATAAGCTTGGCTACTGTGGCTCCTCCCACtggtgctgctgctgttgtttctGGTTGGGGTACCACCCGTTCTGGCGGCTATGGACTTCCAGCTGAATTAAGATATGTTGATGTTGAAATGCTCAGTACCTCTGCCTGTGCTTCCTCCACTTATGGTTATGGCTCGGAAATTCAACCCACTATGATTTGCGCCTATACTGTCGGCAAAGATGCTTGTCAAGGTGACTCTGGTGGCCCATTGGTCTCTGGTGGTCTTTTGGTTGGTGTTGTCTCTTGGGGCTATGGTTGCGCTTTCGCCAACTATCCAGGAGTCTATTCGGATGTTGCTGTACTTCGCAGCTGGGTTGTAAACACAGCTTCAACTATCTAA
- the LOC111678338 gene encoding trypsin alpha-4-like, with amino-acid sequence MLKSIILISAITVSLSAVIPKGLQPQIVDGRIVGGIPTTISAVPWQISLQRSGSHYCGGAVLNPQIILTAAHCLRSASVSNLKVRAGSTYRNSGGVLITVADFLIHEDYNGATLINDIGVVKLSSPLTISSTIKPIALATQAAVDGAAASVSGWGTTYYGSSSLPYELRSVDVEIVSRYTCASTAYNYGYIDQSMICAYTVGKDSCQGDSGGPLVSDGVLVGVVSWGNGCAFTGYPGVYADVFQLSSWVNNTAATI; translated from the coding sequence ATGTTAAAATCTATTATCTTAATATCCGCCATAACGGTCTCATTGTCTGCTGTTATTCCCAAGGGTCTGCAGCCACAAATAGTAGATGGTCGTATAGTGGGTGGTATACCCACTACTATCTCTGCTGTGCCCTGGCAAATATCTCTTCAGCGTAGTGGTTCTCATTATTGTGGTGGTGCTGTTCTCAATCCCCAGATAATTCTTACAGCTGCCCACTGTTTGCGTTCTGCCTCGGTAAGCAACTTAAAAGTACGTGCTGGTTCTACCTATAGGAATAGTGGTGGTGTTTTAATAACTGTTGCTGATTTCCTAATTCATGAGGATTATAATGGTGCAACTTTGATTAATGATATAGGTGTAGTCAAGTTATCTTCTCCTTTAACCATATCGAGCACCATTAAACCTATTGCGTTGGCCACTCAAGCAGCTGTTGATGGCGCTGCTGCATCTGTTTCTGGTTGGGGTACTACTTATTATGGTTCTTCTTCACTACCCTATGAATTGAGATCTGTTGATGTGGAGATTGTTAGCAGATACACTTGTGCTTCGACTGCCTATAATTATGGCTATATAGATCAAAGCATGATTTGCGCCTATACTGTTGGTAAGGATTCTTGTCAGGGTGATTCTGGTGGTCCATTGGTATCGGATGGTGTTTTGGTTGGTGTTGTTTCTTGGGGCAATGGTTGTGCTTTTACTGGTTATCCTGGAGTGTATGCTGATGTTTTTCAACTGAGTTCATGGGTGAATAATACCGCAGCGActatttga
- the LOC111678328 gene encoding trypsin alpha-4: MLKFVVLLCAISCALGAAVPEGMVPQLDGRIVGGVATTISSFPWQISLQRSGSHSCGGSVYNSRIIVTAAHCLQSVSTSVLKVRAGSSYWNSGGVVVSVAAFKNHEGYNPKTMVNDIAVIRLSSSLTMSSTIKAIALTTAAPANGAAATVSGWGTTSSGGSIPAQLRYVDLKIVGRTQCASSTYGYGSQIKPSMICAYTVGKDSCQGDSGGPLVSGGRLVGVVSWGYGCAFANYPGVYADVAALRTWVVSAASSV, encoded by the coding sequence ATGTTGAAGTTTGTCGTTTTGTTGTGCGCTATTTCCTGTGCTTTGGGCGCTGCCGTACCTGAGGGTATGGTACCTCAATTGGATGGTCGTATTGTCGGCGGTGTTGCTACCACCATCAGCAGCTTCCCCTGGCAAATCTCCCTCCAACGTTCCGGTTCTCACTCCTGCGGTGGTTCCGTCTACAACTCCAGAATTATTGTTACTGCTGCTCATTGCTTGCAATCCGTCTCTACCTCTGTCTTGAAAGTGCGTGCTGGTTCTTCCTACTGGAACTCTGGTGGTGTTGTTGTCTCTGTTGCTGCTTTCAAGAACCACGAAGGTTACAATCCCAAGACCATGGTTAACGATATTGCCGTCATCCGTTTGAGCTCCTCCTTGACCATGTCCTCCACCATTAAGGCTATTGCTTTGACTACCGCTGCTCCCGCTAACGGTGCTGCTGCTACTGTTTCCGGTTGGGGTACTACCTCTTCGGGTGGTAGCATTCCCGCTCAATTGCGTTATGTTGATCTTAAGATTGTTGGCCGCACCCAATGCGCTTCTTCCACTTACGGTTATGGCTCTCAAATCAAACCCAGCATGATCTGTGCCTACACTGTCGGCAAAGACTCTTGCCAAGGTGACTCTGGTGGCCCATTGGTATCCGGTGGTCGTTTGGTTGGTGTTGTCTCTTGGGGCTACGGTTGTGCCTTCGCTAACTACCCTGGTGTCTATGCTGATGTTGCTGCTCTCCGCACCTGGGTTGTCAGTGCTGCCAGctctgtttaa
- the LOC111678335 gene encoding trypsin alpha-3 isoform X2 has protein sequence MLPQLDGRIVGGAATTISSFPWQISLQRSGSHSCGGSIYSSKIIVTAAHCLQSVSASVLKVRAGSSYWNSGGVLVSVAAFKNHEGYNSKTMVNDIAVIRLSSSLTTSSTIKTIGLATAAPANGAAATVSGWGTTSSGGSIPSQLRYVDVKIVGRTQCASSTYGYGSEIKASMICAYTVGKDSCQGDSGGPLVSGGRLVGVVSWGYGCAAINYPGVYADVAALRSWVVSAANSV, from the coding sequence ATGCTGCCTCAATTGGATGGACGTATTGTGGGCGGTGCTGCTACCACCATCTCGTCCTTCCCCTGGCAAATTTCCCTCCAACGTTCAGGTTCTCACTCTTGCGGTGGTTCTATCTACAGCTCTAAGATCATTGTTACTGCTGCTCATTGCTTGCAATCAGTGTCTGCCTCTGTCTTGAAAGTACGTGCTGGTTCTTCCTATTGGAATTCTGGTGGTGTTTTGGTCAGTGTTGCCGCTTTCAAGAATCATGAAGGTTACAACTCCAAGACTATGGTTAATGATATTGCCGTCATCCGTTTGAGCTCTTCCTTGACTACATCATCTACCATTAAGACTATCGGTTTGGCTACCGCTGCTCCTGCTAACGGTGCTGCTGCTACCGTGTCTGGTTGGGGTACTACCTCCTCAGGTGGTAGCATTCCCAGTCAATTGAGATACGTTGACGTTAAGATTGTTGGTCGCACTCAATGTGCTTCTTCCACCTATGGTTATGGTTCTGAAATCAAGGCTAGCATGATCTGTGCTTACACTGTCGGTAAGGACTCTTGCCAAGGTGACTCTGGTGGCCCATTGGTCTCCGGTGGCCGTTTGGTTGGTGTTGTTTCCTGGGGCTACGGTTGCGCTGCTATCAACTACCCTGGTGTATATGCTGATGTTGCTGCTCTCCGTTCCTGGGTTGTCAGTGCTGCTAActctgtttaa
- the LOC111678335 gene encoding trypsin alpha-3 isoform X1 — protein MLKLVVLLCAVACALGAAVPEGMLPQLDGRIVGGAATTISSFPWQISLQRSGSHSCGGSIYSSKIIVTAAHCLQSVSASVLKVRAGSSYWNSGGVLVSVAAFKNHEGYNSKTMVNDIAVIRLSSSLTTSSTIKTIGLATAAPANGAAATVSGWGTTSSGGSIPSQLRYVDVKIVGRTQCASSTYGYGSEIKASMICAYTVGKDSCQGDSGGPLVSGGRLVGVVSWGYGCAAINYPGVYADVAALRSWVVSAANSV, from the coding sequence ATGTTGAAGTTAGTCGTATTGTTATGTGCTGTTGCCTGTGCTTTGGGTGCTGCTGTGCCTGAGGGTATGCTGCCTCAATTGGATGGACGTATTGTGGGCGGTGCTGCTACCACCATCTCGTCCTTCCCCTGGCAAATTTCCCTCCAACGTTCAGGTTCTCACTCTTGCGGTGGTTCTATCTACAGCTCTAAGATCATTGTTACTGCTGCTCATTGCTTGCAATCAGTGTCTGCCTCTGTCTTGAAAGTACGTGCTGGTTCTTCCTATTGGAATTCTGGTGGTGTTTTGGTCAGTGTTGCCGCTTTCAAGAATCATGAAGGTTACAACTCCAAGACTATGGTTAATGATATTGCCGTCATCCGTTTGAGCTCTTCCTTGACTACATCATCTACCATTAAGACTATCGGTTTGGCTACCGCTGCTCCTGCTAACGGTGCTGCTGCTACCGTGTCTGGTTGGGGTACTACCTCCTCAGGTGGTAGCATTCCCAGTCAATTGAGATACGTTGACGTTAAGATTGTTGGTCGCACTCAATGTGCTTCTTCCACCTATGGTTATGGTTCTGAAATCAAGGCTAGCATGATCTGTGCTTACACTGTCGGTAAGGACTCTTGCCAAGGTGACTCTGGTGGCCCATTGGTCTCCGGTGGCCGTTTGGTTGGTGTTGTTTCCTGGGGCTACGGTTGCGCTGCTATCAACTACCCTGGTGTATATGCTGATGTTGCTGCTCTCCGTTCCTGGGTTGTCAGTGCTGCTAActctgtttaa
- the LOC124418465 gene encoding trypsin alpha-4-like, which produces MLKFVVLLCAISCALGAAIPEGMVPQLDGRIVGGVATTISSFPWQISLQRSGSHSCGGSVYNSRIIVTAAHCLQSVSTSVLKVRAGSSYWNSGGVVVSVAAFKNHEGYNPKTMVNDIAVIRLSSSLTMSSTIKAIALTTAAPANGAAATVSGWGTTSSGGSIPAQLRYVDLKIVGRTQCASSTYSYGSQIKPSMICAYTVGKDSCQGDSGGPLVSGGRLVGVVSWGYGCAFANYPGVYADVAALRTWVVSAASSV; this is translated from the coding sequence ATGTTGAAGTTCGTGGTTTTGTTGTGCGCTATTTCCTGTGCTTTGGGCGCTGCCATACCTGAGGGTATGGTACCTCAATTGGATGGTCGTATTGTCGGCGGTGTTGCTACCACCATCAGTAGCTTCCCCTGGCAAATCTCCCTCCAACGTTCAGGCTCTCACTCTTGCGGTGGTTCCGTCTACAACTCCAGAATCATTGTTACTGCTGCTCATTGCTTGCAATCCGTCTCTACCTCTGTCTTGAAAGTACGTGCTGGTTCTTCCTACTGGAACTCTGGTGGTGTTGTTGTCTCTGTTGCTGCTTTCAAGAACCACGAAGGTTACAATCCCAAGACCATGGTTAACGATATTGCCGTCATCCGTTTGAGCTCCTCCTTGACCATGTCCTCCACCATTAAGGCTATTGCTTTGACTACCGCTGCTCCCGCTAACGGTGCTGCTGCTACTGTTTCCGGTTGGGGTACTACCTCTTCGGGTGGTAGCATTCCCGCTCAATTGCGTTATGTTGATCTTAAGATTGTTGGCCGCACCCAATGCGCTTCTTCCACTTACAGTTATGGCTCTCAAATCAAACCCAGTATGATCTGTGCCTACACTGTCGGCAAAGACTCTTGCCAAGGTGACTCTGGTGGCCCATTGGTATCCGGTGGCCGTTTGGTTGGTGTTGTCTCCTGGGGCTACGGTTGTGCCTTCGCTAACTACCCTGGTGTCTATGCTGATGTTGCTGCTCTCCGCACCTGGGTTGTCAGTGCTGCCAGCTctgtttaa
- the LOC111678332 gene encoding trypsin alpha-3-like, with product MLKLVVLLSAVACALGAAVPEGMLPQLDGRIVGGAATTISSFPWQISLQRSGSHSCGGSIYSSKIIVTAAHCLQSVSASVLKVRAGSSYWNSGGVLVSVAAFKNHEGYNSRTMVNDIAVIRLSSSLTTSSTIKTIGLATAAPANGAAATVSGWGTTSSGGSIPSQLRYVDVKIVGRTQCASSTYGYGSEIKASMICAYTVGKDSCQGDSGGPLVSGGRLVGVVSWGYGCAAVNYPGVYADVAALRSWVVSAANSV from the coding sequence ATGTTGAAGTTAGTCGTTTTATTAAGCGCTGTTGCCTGTGCTTTGGGTGCTGCTGTACCTGAGGGTATGCTGCCTCAATTGGATGGACGTATTGTGGGCGGTGCTGCTACCACCATTTCGTCCTTCCCCTGGCAAATTTCTCTCCAACGTTCAGGTTCTCACTCTTGCGGTGGTTCTATCTACAGTTCTAAGATCATTGTTACTGCTGCTCATTGCTTGCAATCAGTGTCTGCCTCTGTCTTGAAAGTACGTGCTGGTTCTTCTTACTGGAATTCTGGTGGTGTTTTGGTCAGTGTTGCCGCTTTCAAGAATCATGAAGGTTACAACTCCAGGACTATGGTTAATGATATTGCTGTCATCCGTTTGAGCTCTTCCTTGACTACATCCTCCACCATTAAGACTATCGGTTTGGCTACCGCTGCTCCTGCTAACGGTGCTGCTGCTACTGTATCTGGTTGGGGTACTACCTCCTCAGGTGGTAGCATTCCCAGTCAATTGAGATACGTTGACGTTAAGATTGTTGGTCGCACTCAATGTGCTTCTTCCACCTATGGTTATGGTTCTGAAATTAAGGCTAGCATGATCTGTGCCTACACTGTCGGTAAGGACTCTTGTCAAGGTGATTCTGGTGGCCCATTGGTCTCTGGTGGCCGTTTGGTGGGTGTTGTTTCCTGGGGCTACGGTTGCGCCGCTGTTAACTATCCTGGTGTATATGCTGATGTTGCTGCTCTGCGTTCCTGGGTTGTAAGTGCTGCTAActctgtttaa
- the LOC124418454 gene encoding trypsin alpha-4-like has product MLRFVILLTAVACCLGAAVPEGMLPQLDGRIVGGVATSISSFPWQISLQRSGSHSCGGSIYNNQIIVTAAHCLQSVSPTILKVRAGSSFWNSGGVLVNVAAFKNHEGYNPVSKVNDIAVIRLSSPLIFSSTIKPIALTTKSPANGAAASVSGWGTTASGSASLPTQLRYIDVKIVSRTQCASSNYSYGSMIKSSMICAYTVGKDSCQGDSGGPLVSGGQLVGVVSWGYGCAFPNYPGVYADVAALHSWIVSASTTV; this is encoded by the coding sequence ATGTTAAGATTTGTGATTTTATTGACTGCTGTCGCTTGTTGTTTGGGTGCGGCTGTGCCAGAGGGTATGTTGCCACAATTGGATGGTCGCATTGTGGGTGGAGTTGCTACCTCTATTTCCTCTTTCCCTTGGCAAATTTCCCTACAACGCAGTGGTTCTCACTCTTGTGGCGGTTCCATCTATAATAATCAAATCATTGTGACCGCTGCTCATTGTTTGCAATCTGTTAGCCCAACTATTTTGAAAGTACGTGCTGGTTCTTCTTTCTGGAATTCTGGTGGTGTATTGGTTAATGTTGCTGCTTTTAAGAATCATGAAGGTTACAATCCCGTTAGCAAAGTCAATGACATAGCCGTCATACGTTTGAGCTCCCCGTTGATTTTCTCCTCCACCATTAAGCCCATTGCTTTAACTACAAAATCTCCGGCTAATGGTGCTGCTGCTTCGGTTTCTGGCTGGGGTACCACTGCCTCTGGATCCGCTTCTTTACCCACTCAATTGCGTTATATTGATGTTAAAATTGTCAGCCGTACTCAGTGTGCTTCTTCCAATTATAGTTATGGCTCCATGATCAAGTCTAGCATGATTTGTGCTTACACTGTTGGTAAGGATTCTTGTCAAGGTGATTCGGGTGGCCCCTTGGTTTCTGGTGGTCAATTGGTTGGTGTTGTCTCCTGGGGTTATGGCTGTGCTTTCCCCAACTATCCTGGTGTTTATGCTGATGTTGCCGCTCTACACTCTTGGATTGTTAGTGCTTCTACAACTGTTTAA
- the LOC111678333 gene encoding trypsin alpha-4-like, producing the protein MLKYIVILSTIACALGAAVPEGLLPQLDGRIVGGNPASISSFPWQISLQRSGSHSCGGSIYSKQIIVTAAHCLQSVNISVMKVRAGSSFWISGGVLLNVAAFKNHERYNSNTMVNDIAVIRLSSPLTFSSTIKPIPLASVAPANGAAASVSGWGTTASGSHSMPSQLKSIDVKILSLTECSSSTYGYGSEIRDSMICAFTKGKDSCQGDSGGPMVSGGQLVGVVSWGYGCAFANYPGVYADVAALRSWVVSAAETV; encoded by the coding sequence ATGTTAAAGTATATAGTTATATTATCCACCATTGCTTGTGCTTTGGGTGCCGCCGTGCCTGAGGGTTTGTTGCCTCAATTGGATGGTCGCATAGTGGGTGGTAATCCTGCTTCTATTAGCTCGTTTCCCTGGCAAATTTCCCTTCAACGTTCCGGTTCTCATTCCTGTGGCGGTTCCATTTATAGTAAACAAATCATAGTGACTGCTGCTCACTGTTTACAATCGGTTAATATCTCTGTTATGAAAGTTCGTGCTGGTTCTTCTTTCTGGATTTCCGGTGGTGTTTTACTTAATGTTGCTGCCTTCAAGAATCATGAACGTTACAATTCCAATACTATGGTTAATGATATTGCCGTAATACGTTTAAGTTCTCCTTTGACTTTTTCATCCACCATTAAGCCTATTCCTTTGGCTTCTGTGGCGCCTGCCAATGGTGCTGCTGCTTCTGTTTCGGGTTGGGGTACTACAGCCTCTGGTTCCCATTCTATGCCCTCGCAATTGAAATCAATTGATGTTAAAATTCTTAGCCTTACAGAATGTTCTTCATCCACTTATGGTTATGGCTCTGAAATTAGAGACAGCATGATTTGTGCCTTTACTAAGGGTAAGGATTCGTGTCAAGGTGATTCTGGTGGTCCGATGGTTTCTGGTGGTCAATTAGTTGGTGTTGTTTCCTGGGGTTATGGCTGTGCCTTTGCTAACTATCCGGGTGTCTATGCTGATGTAGCTGCTCTGCGCTCTTGGGTTGTTAGTGCTGCTGAAACTGTATGA